CGAGCCAGGGCGACGAACTCGTCACGCAAGCCGTGGACGTCAAGGGCATCAAGGTGCTGGCCGCCAAGCTCGACGGCGCCGACGCCAAGACACTGCGCGACACCATGGACAAGCTCAAAGACAAGCTCGGCGCTGCCGCGATCGTTCTGGCCGCTGTCGATGGCGACAAGGTGCAACTCGCCGCAGGCGTGACCAAGGCCGAAACCGCCAAGGTCAAGGCTGGTGAACTCGTCAACTTCGTCGCCCAGCAAGTCGGCGGCAAGGGCGGCGGCAAGCCAGACATGGCAATGGCTGGCGGCACGGATGCATCCGGTCTGGCAGCGGCGCTGGCTTCGGTGCAGGCTTGGGTGACTGAGCGCGTGTAAAACCCGCTTGGCACTTTTGCTACCTACAAAAACCTCCTGAAGCCTTCTGGGATTTCAGGAGGTTTTTTTATGCCCGGCGTGTTGCGCAATGCACGCTGGAACGGATCGGTTGACCATTCATTCTTGGACGCAATAGTTGCAAATCGCTAGCATGAACTTCGGTCGTTCATGACACGAGCGATTTTGCGAGAAGCCGAATGTCGTCAGTCACCACACCGCGTCCAGCAAGCTGGCAAAGATGGGTTGCTCCAGCCGCATTGGCGTTCTGCGCCGCAATGACCGACGCCGAAGCCGAAGTGGTCTCGATTCCTCCTGTGCCAACTTACGCTGCCATGCCTTTCCCGGCGCAAAGCGGGTTTCTGCGTGACAGCGATGGCGCAGTGCTGTGGCCTGCGGGCACCAATACCTACTGTCGGGCCGACCCATCGCAACCCTGCATCGACTGGGGCCTCGCGTGGTATCGCTGGAATCCGGCGACGGGTGAGCACTCCAGGAACAACCTGGGTGTGGCGGCGGGCAGCTACTATCCGCGCGTGGTTGCCGGGCGCAATGTGTGGATGCACACCGCACCCATGTTGGAGCCCACGGCGCGGCAAACATGGCGCGTGTTGCTGAAGACGCCCGAAGCACTGATCGAGCAGGAATTTCCGGCGGACAGCTACCGCCATATCGAAGAGCTGGTTCCGCTCGGCGAAGACGCCGTGTTTGCCATGCAGCGCGATGAAACCACACGCCATCCGCGCGGCCTGTTGCTGCAGCGGGTAGGAGCCAAGATCGAGTTGCATCCCATGCCGGAGCTACCCGAAGTGCTTCGCGACGACTATGCCGTGGTGGCTCTGGACGAGCAGCGCATCATGCTGATTGGCGGCGGTGCAGGCAAGTACCGGGGATGCGTGGAGGAGTGCCTCGCGAGCACCCATGTGCTGGATCTGAAAGTCAGGCGTTGGACACCCGGCCCGTCGATGCTGGAGGGCCGCGCGGAAGCCGTTACAGCGCGTCTGCCGGACGGCTCGGTGCTGGTGGCAGGCGGCTATACCAAGGCCGAACCTTGGGGGCCCGGGCCATCGCGCACGGCGGAGCTGTGGAGCCCGGTCAGCAATCGCTTCGAGCCACTGCCGCCCATGCCGGTTCCCACCGCACGCGCCAAGGCGTACTGGGCTCCGGGCCAGGAAGGGCGCACGCTGCTGATCGCGGAAGGCATGAGCGCTGGCATTTCCGCATTCGATGTGCAGCGCCGGGCTTGGTATCTGGCGGGCGCGTGGGAGGCTGGCAGCGAGGAAGGTGCCTGCACGTTCGTGCCTTTCAAGAAGGGCGAGCAGACCTGGGCCTGGCAGAACTTCAAATCGGAAGGTCATTACTCAAGCAAGTCCTGCGAGTACAGGCTGATCCGGCTGACGAAGCTGCTTGAGCCGCGTGCACCGGGCGCACAGGCCACGGGGCCGATCTGGAACGAGGTGGCTGCGGGGCGTTGGGGCGCAAGCCTGCTGGCAGTCGATGGCAAACATCCCGCCTTGCTGGTCGGCGGCACCATGCACACGGGCATGAACTCTCACCAGCTTTCCGCAGCGGTCATTGCTGTCGATGCGGCGGGCAGGGCGTTTGCGTTGCCCAGCCTTCAACATGCGCGGCGCTCTCCCAACGTGCTGCGCGTCGGCGACGGTGTGCTGGTGGTGGGCGGCAGCAACGAATCGGTTTTTCGCCGCAATCAACCTGTCTTGCCTGTGGAATGGTTGCCGTCCACGGAGCGCGGTCTCGATGCTCGCTGGACGGTGCTTGCGGACACGGGGCTGGACGCGAATTCGCTGGTGACGCCGCGCCGCACCTCGGACGGCTTGTTGGAATTGGTCGATGCGACGAGCGTGATGCGTGTGCAGGTGAAGACCGGTGCTTCGCAGGATGAGCCGACTTTTGTGCGCGAAGCTTGGGCGCAACTGCTTCGTTCGAGACGATCATTTGAAGACTCGCGCGTGCAGATGCGCGAGCTGGACGATGGCCGCGTGATTGTGGCGGGTGGCGAGGTGCAGTCCGTACGCATCGCGTTATGGAGCGAAGAGGTGGCGCTTGCCAGCACTGCGCCGGACAGCTATGTCTCTATCGGTTATTGGGGGCCGGAGCAGGAGCACGAGATCATCGCGCCCGACGGCAAGGCGAGCCTGTCTGCGCCATCGAGACTGCCAGGCGGCACGGTCGTGATTCTCGACAGCGGCCATGTGGTCAAGGCGCATACGGCGACAAGCGATGGGCGGCTTGCCTTCGAGATGCATGATCCGCACACCTTGCGCTGGCGCGATCTGGCAGCCGCGCCTTCCGAGATGCAGTTGCCGGGTCGGTGGCAGATGAGTGCGCAGGGAAACGAGTTGCTGCTGGCGGCGCAGAAAACCGAACAGACACCGCATCAGACGCAGCGCGCCATCTGGCGCATGAACTTCGCCAGCAACGACTGGGAAAAGCTGTGGGAGGAGCGCGATGTGAAACCGGGCAGCGACGAATCGAATGTGCCGGTGGGAGCGGGTCTGGTGATCGTTTCGCTGCCCGATGGCACCCGTGCTGTGGTCTCGATGGGAGGCATATGAGCAGTTCGGCAACGCATGTTCAACGCCGCGTCAACGCACTTGCTTTGGTGCTGATGGGCGTGTTTTTCGGAGCGACGGTTCGGGCACAGGAGATGCGACTCGAAGGCGTCACGCAGATGGTCTTCGGCGATGCTGTGTGGACTGCGGACAAAGGCTACAAGGCCAGCAGGAACTGGCTGGCGTTGGCCTGCGATGCGAACGACTGCGCGTTGGAGTCAGCGCGCCTCACACCTGTTCGGGCGAAGTGGCAGGGCCATTACGACGATCAGCCGACGTGGGGAGTTGAACTCCGCTTTTCGCGTCCGAACAAAAGCGCCCGCAAGCCGATCGCATGGCTGCGCAAAACATCGCGCCTGTCTTGGTTGAAGCCCGGGCCGGTGCCGACTTACGCGTCGGCCCTGGGCGGAGTGCGTGCCGCTGCCGGGATAGGCACGATGGAGATCGAGCTGAAATCGCCAACGGGAAGCGTCAGCCGACTCGTGCCGTTGCTCAGGAAGGACAAAGGCCAATTCCTGCTGCAACTGCGCAGCGACAACAAGCGCCAGATGCTGATCGAGCTGGGTGCCTGCGAGCACGAGATCGATATGAGCTACCTGCAATGGAGCGGCGACATGGACGGCGACGGAAAGACCGACTACTTGATCGACTCCGCCTCCAGCGTGGGCGAGCCGGTGCTTTATGTGTCCAGCCTCGCCAATGCCGACGAACTGGTGGGCGTTGCAGCCGTGGGCATCGTCACTCCGTTTGGCGGGGAGTGCGATGGCGGCGGCTGGTTGGAGTCCGGCAGTAGCGATCAGTAGAGCGGATCAGTGCTCGAAATGCAGTTTGAGCACCGACGTCTCCGCGCCTGATTCGGCCGTCTGCACCCGGTCGGCCAGATGGGTGAGCAGTCGGCCCGAGACGTTGTCCAGCGCGGCGAGCAGGTCGGCTTCGTCGCCGTCGAGCAGGTCCTGGCCATGTTGTTGCGCCGCGTTGGATGCAGCGCCGCCGATCTTCAACGGCGCACCGCTGTGCAGCAGTTCCAGATCGAGATTGAATTCGTCGAAGCTGCCGCGAATGCTTTGCAGTTTGCGCACGCCCGATGCTTCGATGGCTTCTGCGGCTTCGAGGGCGGCCATGGCGGCGCGTTGTACGACCTTGCGGCGCACGCCCCAGGCGGCTCCTTG
This genomic stretch from Diaphorobacter sp. HDW4B harbors:
- a CDS encoding kelch repeat-containing protein; amino-acid sequence: MSSVTTPRPASWQRWVAPAALAFCAAMTDAEAEVVSIPPVPTYAAMPFPAQSGFLRDSDGAVLWPAGTNTYCRADPSQPCIDWGLAWYRWNPATGEHSRNNLGVAAGSYYPRVVAGRNVWMHTAPMLEPTARQTWRVLLKTPEALIEQEFPADSYRHIEELVPLGEDAVFAMQRDETTRHPRGLLLQRVGAKIELHPMPELPEVLRDDYAVVALDEQRIMLIGGGAGKYRGCVEECLASTHVLDLKVRRWTPGPSMLEGRAEAVTARLPDGSVLVAGGYTKAEPWGPGPSRTAELWSPVSNRFEPLPPMPVPTARAKAYWAPGQEGRTLLIAEGMSAGISAFDVQRRAWYLAGAWEAGSEEGACTFVPFKKGEQTWAWQNFKSEGHYSSKSCEYRLIRLTKLLEPRAPGAQATGPIWNEVAAGRWGASLLAVDGKHPALLVGGTMHTGMNSHQLSAAVIAVDAAGRAFALPSLQHARRSPNVLRVGDGVLVVGGSNESVFRRNQPVLPVEWLPSTERGLDARWTVLADTGLDANSLVTPRRTSDGLLELVDATSVMRVQVKTGASQDEPTFVREAWAQLLRSRRSFEDSRVQMRELDDGRVIVAGGEVQSVRIALWSEEVALASTAPDSYVSIGYWGPEQEHEIIAPDGKASLSAPSRLPGGTVVILDSGHVVKAHTATSDGRLAFEMHDPHTLRWRDLAAAPSEMQLPGRWQMSAQGNELLLAAQKTEQTPHQTQRAIWRMNFASNDWEKLWEERDVKPGSDESNVPVGAGLVIVSLPDGTRAVVSMGGI